In the genome of Spirochaetia bacterium, one region contains:
- a CDS encoding MBL fold metallo-hydrolase, whose amino-acid sequence MFHAVLGSGSCGNGYVFYDGKDAVLIDDGFSLAELKRRLVQFDVPLDAVRCVFLTHFHPDHHRGLGVFARKLGLPVYMNREGVEGERTKFAKLGLPEETVRLTEPSVPVAVGNFCLSSFKTSHDSKGSVGYFISRGSEHVTLITDTGTTSSEMAGYAYASDMLYLEANYDPQMLQEGAYPAFLKQRISGKWGHLSNTQAFQFIKDSGFHGNAVFFIHLSRNNNTVDLVNAGAQSCNFPFFTFACPRGEAVNPAEVLHG is encoded by the coding sequence GATCGATGATGGTTTTTCCCTTGCCGAATTGAAACGTCGTCTGGTACAGTTTGATGTCCCTCTTGATGCAGTCCGGTGTGTTTTCCTGACTCATTTCCATCCTGACCATCATCGGGGTCTTGGCGTATTCGCCAGGAAACTCGGTCTTCCTGTGTACATGAACAGGGAAGGTGTGGAAGGTGAGCGTACCAAATTTGCCAAGTTGGGTTTGCCGGAAGAAACGGTAAGGCTTACTGAGCCGTCTGTACCTGTTGCTGTCGGAAACTTCTGCCTCAGCAGTTTCAAGACAAGCCATGACAGCAAGGGGAGCGTCGGTTACTTCATTTCCCGTGGCAGTGAGCATGTGACTCTTATTACCGATACAGGTACTACCAGCTCTGAAATGGCAGGATATGCCTATGCGAGTGACATGCTGTATCTGGAAGCGAATTATGATCCTCAGATGCTGCAGGAAGGTGCCTATCCGGCTTTTCTCAAGCAACGTATAAGCGGCAAGTGGGGACATTTGTCAAATACTCAGGCTTTCCAGTTCATTAAGGATAGCGGTTTTCATGGAAATGCTGTATTCTTTATACATCTGTCCCGTAATAACAATACGGTTGATTTGGTCAATGCAGGAGCCCAAAGTTGTAATTTTCCTTTCTTTACTTTTGCATGTCCACGGGGCGAAGCAGTGAATCCGGCGGAGGTGCTTCATGGCTAG
- a CDS encoding AMP-binding protein, which produces MASRKVVKGKMPRHMEVMTYKKCLAIKRPDGIRMRSLDKFTMPALLRCTVSRNFKRPYLATYGDEEYITYGKFNVMVQNAMAFMVEKGMHPQQRIALVGESCPNWMIAYFATTCMDCIAVPILPDFSAKEMNMILDHCGAEAVVVNCKQVEKVLPYLKQHPDVPLVRLDDLFYIPKNVRGEIMGRKDFCESPGIDLSRFKHSRKLDEQISALQVEEEDLASIIYTSGTTGTSKGVMLTHRNLLSNADEGSYKFVKIHPGYTLLSILPVSHVYEFTIGQLVLMMNGGKVCFLGKPPAPSILMPALAKIRPRIILSVPLLMEKVYRSAVLPAIQGNKLLAMLMRHRLTRRTVSKVIGRKLMITFGGRVKFFGLGGAPLDPEVEKFLYDARFPYALGYGMTETSPLIAGCKPKHSDHKLGTIGKLVTYVSVKFDQVDPKTGIGEIMVKGPNLMKGYYKRDDLNAEVFTENGYFRTGDLGIMKGNRLCLRGRSKTMILGAGGENIYPESIENLLNNMEFVQESLVVPDGAGLMALIKLDLEAYAAIKKLSYNDAKVAAAEYVNKLKRDVNKELNSFSRLNSAKVQEEPFQRTPTLKIKRFLYTHKQEEKNKDDDNGHTKT; this is translated from the coding sequence ATGGCTAGCAGGAAAGTTGTCAAGGGAAAGATGCCCAGACATATGGAAGTCATGACCTATAAAAAGTGTTTGGCTATAAAAAGGCCCGATGGGATCCGGATGCGGAGCCTGGACAAGTTTACTATGCCGGCACTCCTTCGTTGTACGGTATCAAGGAATTTCAAGCGTCCTTATCTTGCTACATACGGCGACGAAGAATATATCACCTATGGCAAATTCAATGTAATGGTCCAGAATGCCATGGCCTTTATGGTCGAAAAGGGTATGCATCCGCAACAGAGGATTGCATTGGTCGGTGAATCTTGCCCGAATTGGATGATTGCCTATTTTGCGACGACCTGCATGGATTGCATTGCCGTACCTATACTTCCTGATTTCTCTGCCAAGGAAATGAATATGATCCTTGATCATTGCGGCGCAGAGGCTGTGGTAGTCAATTGCAAGCAGGTCGAAAAGGTGCTTCCTTATCTGAAGCAGCATCCTGATGTCCCGCTTGTCCGTCTCGATGACCTGTTCTACATTCCCAAGAATGTCCGTGGGGAGATCATGGGACGGAAGGATTTCTGTGAATCACCAGGAATAGATCTCAGCCGTTTCAAGCATAGTAGGAAACTTGATGAACAGATTTCGGCGCTGCAGGTTGAGGAAGAGGACCTTGCGTCGATCATCTATACCAGCGGTACCACAGGAACCAGCAAAGGCGTCATGCTTACCCACAGGAACCTGCTGTCAAATGCTGATGAGGGCAGTTATAAATTTGTCAAGATCCATCCGGGTTATACCTTGTTGTCCATTCTTCCTGTCAGCCATGTCTATGAGTTTACCATCGGACAGCTGGTGCTGATGATGAACGGGGGAAAAGTCTGTTTCCTTGGCAAGCCGCCGGCCCCTAGCATCCTGATGCCTGCCTTGGCTAAGATCAGGCCACGGATCATACTTTCGGTTCCTTTGCTGATGGAGAAGGTCTATCGTTCGGCAGTATTGCCTGCCATACAGGGCAACAAGCTGCTGGCAATGCTGATGAGACATAGGTTGACTCGCAGGACGGTATCGAAGGTCATCGGCCGTAAGCTGATGATTACATTCGGAGGAAGGGTGAAATTCTTTGGTTTGGGAGGTGCTCCTCTTGATCCTGAGGTTGAAAAGTTCCTATACGATGCAAGGTTCCCCTATGCACTTGGATATGGCATGACTGAAACCAGTCCTCTCATAGCCGGTTGCAAGCCAAAGCACTCTGATCATAAATTGGGAACGATCGGCAAGTTGGTGACATACGTCAGTGTCAAGTTTGATCAAGTTGACCCAAAGACCGGCATAGGCGAAATCATGGTAAAAGGTCCGAACCTGATGAAAGGCTACTACAAGAGGGATGATCTCAATGCCGAGGTGTTTACAGAAAACGGTTATTTCCGTACTGGTGATTTGGGTATCATGAAAGGCAACCGGCTTTGCCTGAGGGGAAGGTCAAAGACGATGATTTTAGGCGCAGGGGGAGAGAACATCTATCCTGAGTCAATTGAGAACCTGCTCAACAACATGGAGTTCGTGCAGGAATCCCTTGTCGTACCGGATGGCGCAGGGCTGATGGCATTGATCAAGCTTGATCTGGAAGCTTATGCTGCCATAAAAAAACTTTCATACAATGATGCCAAGGTTGCCGCAGCAGAATATGTGAACAAGCTGAAACGAGACGTGAACAAGGAATTGAATTCCTTCTCACGGCTCAATTCTGCCAAGGTGCAGGAAGAGCCGTTCCAGCGGACACCGACATTGAAGATCAAACGATTTCTCTATACCCATAAACAGGAAGAAAAAAATAAGGATGATGATAATGGACACACCAAGACATGA
- a CDS encoding 3-deoxy-7-phosphoheptulonate synthase, giving the protein MSTGNIDIRIKSYEPLITPAQLNKKFPLTKELEAKIRESRATVNAILKGEDKRLLAIVGPCSIHDPKAAREYASKLKVLSDSLQDEIFIVMRTYFEKPRTVGGWKGLIVDPDMDHSYKIGKGLEVARHLLLEITEIGLPVGCEVLDPVVPQYIDELMSWSAIGARTTESQTHRNIASGLSVAVGFKNSTNGCVTNAINAIKSCNIPAAFIGIDRNGSDVVIRTTGNDLGHLILRGGDRGPNYYEDEVELAKQRMVEAGLQPRIIIDCSHANSRKRFSLQSRVLRAVIDEVCWGEHAIRGFMLESNLYEGSQCLDDDVKLKYGVSVTDGCIGFDETQRILTGACQLLRRAKYDETLSRPL; this is encoded by the coding sequence ATGAGTACAGGCAATATAGATATCAGGATCAAAAGCTATGAACCGTTGATTACTCCTGCACAGCTCAATAAGAAATTTCCTCTTACCAAGGAACTTGAGGCAAAGATCAGGGAGAGCAGGGCGACGGTAAATGCAATTCTGAAGGGTGAAGACAAGCGTCTGCTTGCCATAGTCGGCCCTTGTTCGATACATGATCCGAAAGCTGCCCGTGAGTATGCTTCCAAGCTGAAAGTACTCAGCGACAGCCTGCAGGATGAAATTTTCATTGTCATGAGAACATACTTTGAAAAACCTAGGACGGTCGGCGGCTGGAAAGGTCTGATCGTAGATCCTGATATGGACCATTCCTACAAGATCGGCAAGGGACTGGAAGTAGCCAGGCATCTGTTGCTTGAAATTACGGAGATCGGCCTTCCTGTCGGCTGTGAGGTGCTTGATCCTGTCGTTCCCCAGTACATTGACGAACTGATGAGTTGGTCGGCCATAGGCGCGAGAACTACGGAAAGCCAGACACACCGGAACATTGCTTCCGGTCTGTCGGTTGCCGTAGGCTTCAAGAACAGTACCAACGGATGTGTTACCAATGCTATCAATGCCATAAAGTCATGCAATATTCCTGCGGCTTTCATCGGTATTGACCGCAATGGCAGCGATGTGGTGATACGGACTACCGGCAATGACCTTGGGCACCTGATCCTTCGCGGTGGTGACAGAGGCCCTAATTACTATGAGGACGAGGTTGAATTGGCAAAGCAGCGGATGGTAGAAGCCGGTCTCCAACCTCGGATTATCATTGACTGTTCCCATGCAAATTCCCGCAAGAGATTTTCTCTGCAGTCACGGGTACTGCGTGCTGTCATTGATGAGGTCTGCTGGGGAGAACATGCAATCAGGGGCTTTATGCTTGAAAGCAACCTGTATGAAGGTTCCCAATGCCTTGATGATGATGTCAAGCTTAAGTATGGAGTATCAGTTACGGATGGCTGCATCGGTTTTGACGAGACGCAGAGAATCCTGACGGGAGCCTGTCAGCTGCTCCGTAGGGCAAAGTATGATGAGACATTGTCCCGCCCTCTGTAG
- a CDS encoding DJ-1/PfpI family protein, with the protein MNALVLFADGSEEAETILPIDVLRRAGVEVTVAGVGGKHIVGAHKVAVETDKDVADCDKVYDMIVIPGGIPGAVNIAESYEAMERIINTAQKGIVGCICASPAVVLGKTGILEGHEATCYPGMEKSCPSFKFSKKRLVVDDRLITAQGPAVAMDFAFALVEKLLGKAKRDEVAEGFLYLQ; encoded by the coding sequence ATGAATGCATTGGTATTGTTTGCAGATGGCAGCGAAGAAGCGGAAACAATCCTTCCCATTGACGTATTGCGTCGGGCCGGGGTCGAGGTTACCGTTGCAGGTGTCGGAGGCAAACATATTGTCGGCGCACATAAGGTAGCCGTCGAGACAGACAAGGATGTCGCCGACTGTGACAAGGTCTATGATATGATTGTCATTCCCGGTGGCATTCCCGGTGCTGTCAACATTGCAGAATCATATGAGGCCATGGAACGGATCATCAACACGGCTCAGAAAGGAATCGTGGGTTGTATCTGTGCTTCGCCTGCTGTCGTGCTGGGCAAGACTGGAATTCTGGAAGGCCATGAAGCGACTTGTTATCCGGGAATGGAAAAGAGTTGTCCGTCTTTCAAGTTCTCAAAGAAACGTCTGGTAGTCGATGACCGTCTCATTACAGCCCAGGGACCGGCTGTTGCAATGGATTTTGCCTTTGCCTTGGTCGAGAAATTGCTTGGAAAGGCAAAGCGTGACGAAGTTGCCGAAGGCTTCCTCTACCTGCAGTAA